From Halichoerus grypus chromosome 6, mHalGry1.hap1.1, whole genome shotgun sequence, one genomic window encodes:
- the TRIOBP gene encoding TRIO and F-actin-binding protein isoform X3, with protein MGGWKGPGQRRGREGPEERRRAAERGGGGGGIPALLSPVREPFPPSCLLLPPPRGAAMTPDLLNFKKGWMSILDEPGEWKKHWFVLTDSSLKYYRDSTAEEADELDGEIDLRSCTDVTEYAVQRNYGFQIHTKDAIYTLSAMTSGIRRNWIEALRKTVRPTSAPDVTKLSDCNKENTLHGCSTQKGSLKAGEQRGGSEVIGRGSPRKADGQRPSLDYVELSPLTQGSPQRVRGQARTLDRPAKQEELERDLAQRSEERRRWFEATDSRPPETAAGEGPRRGLGAPLTEDQQNRLSEEIEKKWQELEKLPLRENKRVPLTALLNQSRGERRGPPGDSHEALEKEVQSLRAQLEAWRLQGEAPQGAPRSQEDSHVPPGYISQVAMVTVPILQTSH; from the exons atgggCGGATGGAAGGGGCCGGGGCAGCGCCGGGGAAGGGAAGGGCCGGAGGAGCGGCGGCGGGCGGCCGagaggggcggcggcggcggcgggattCCCGCGCTGCTGAGCCCGGTCCGAGAGCCCTTTCCACCTTCCTGCCTCCTGCTCCCGCCGCCCCGGGGCGCCGCCATGACG CCCGATCTGCTCAACTTCAAGAAGGGATGGATGTCAATCTTGGACGAGCCTGGAGAG TGGAAGAAGCATTGGTTTGTGCTGACAGATTCAAGCCTTAAGTACTACAGGGACTCCACCGCCGAGGAG GCCGACGAGCTGGATGGCGAGATCGACCTGCGCTCCTGTACGGACGTCACCGAGTACGCGGTGCAGCGAAACTACGGCTTCCAGATCCAT ACCAAGGATGCTATCTACACCTTGTCGGCCATGACCTCGGGTATCCGGCGAAACTGGATCGAGGCTCTGAGGAAGACCGTGCGACCCACCTCTGCCCCGGATGTCACCAA GCTCTCGGACTGCAACAAGGAGAACACGCTGCACGGCTGCAGCACCCAGAAGGGCTCCCTGAAGGCCGGGGAGCAGCGGGGGGGCTCTGAGGTCATCGGTCGGGGCAGCCCGAGGAAGGCGGATGGGCAGCGGCCGTCCCTGGACTACGTGGAGCTCTCCCCGCTGACGCAGGGCTCCCCGCAGCGGGTCCGCGGCCAGGCCCGCACCCTCGACCGCCCGGCCAAGCAGGAGGAGCTCGAGCGGGACCTGGCCCAGCGCTCCGAGGAGCGACGCAGGTGGTTTGAGGCCACGGACAGCCGGCCCCCGGAGACCGCGGCTGGCGAGGGGCCGCGCCGGGGCCTGGGTGCCCCCCTGACGGAGGACCAGCAGAACCGGCTCAGTGAGGAGATTGAGAAGAAGTGGCAGGAGCTGGAGAAGCTGCCCCTGCGGGAGAACAAGCGGGTGCCTCTCACCGCCCTGCTCAACCAAAGCCGCGGGGAGCGCCGGGGGCCTCCGGGTGACAGCCACGAGGCCCTGGAGAAGGAG GTCCAGTCTCTTCGTGCTCAGCTGGAGGCATGGCGTCTTCAGGGAGAGGCTCCTCAGGGTGCACCCAGGTCCCAGGAGGACAGCCACGTCCCCCCGGGCTACATCTCGCAG GTAGCCATGGTcactgtgcccattttacagacaagccACTGA